From the genome of Fusarium oxysporum f. sp. lycopersici 4287 chromosome 3, whole genome shotgun sequence, one region includes:
- a CDS encoding hypothetical protein (At least one base has a quality score < 10): MGIDTKQTRRWNGRADDQVDEDKTADSEGTKANYEPVDEIIALGSQQDLIEYEYEDEEEAKEDPDLNVEEEESASHERNLWSRSRDMGDIPDDEPMEDTMAVNPRSAPAKTNGQSRGSPIASNSGSHAAESSARLRRSFRPPCRLVHDTPQSSIRRPGGPDEQASASSAATTPQAFQNSTHPLEPPSFQTTAPLTSASQIAQGAQRSGVESLKQTASSVPDNPQTPVSLSATTPQGTMRPPQQPGSQGSATAAQSSVQLRAQSAASPPTPQSARQPDKRSSSQPSIPVTSSQSSSPPRAQASSQLALSRRTSTTSQTSQSFQQQPNNRPSASTIAIPEASLYSHIGGNQPSIPRPIAPAGANKRPAPSSPATAFTSSSSFINQTAASITESLTAPSTKRKKTADIQCPSSQVTGSLDWNALLPTGDEFSASLKAASAALEPHIKSFEELLTSINDEHRRLAAVEQSLRLTKDEQAKDQEKAQDALKDVEKSITTENKMLRDLEDLYNKYPGDNELRTFLDKRKRTVLEHGEVYTVVKSQLDKSTAGLFNTDSKIALVTKRIGQLDAEKAEVMKEKIGIDTAAKRLMFMSRFMEPGWQARLAMVEEALGEEVMRSAF; the protein is encoded by the exons ATGGGAATTGATACTAAACAAACACGGCGATGGAATGGACGTGCGGATGATCAAGTTGATGAGGATAAGACTGCGGACAGTGAAGGAACCAAGGCAAACTATGAACCGGTTGATGAGATTATCGCGTTAGgctctcaacaagatctCATCGAATACGAatatgaagatgaagaagaggctaaAGAAGATCCCGACTTGAAtgtcgaagaggaagagagcgCCTCTCATGAACGAAACCTTTGGTCGCGAAGCAGAGACATGGGTGATATTCCGGATGATGAGCCTATGGAGGACACCATGGCGGTCAATCCTAGGTCTGCGCCGGCCAAAACCAATGGGCAATCCAGAGGCAGTCCTATCGCCTCCAACTCAGGCTCCCACGCAGCCGAGTCGAGCGCTCGCCTTCGGCGCAGCTTTCGACCACCATGTCGCTTGGTCCATGATACCCCCCAGAGCTCTATTCGCCGTCCAGGGGGACCGGATGAACAAGCTTCGGCGTCTTCTGCTGCTACAACTCCACAGGCTTTTCAAAACTCGACGCATCCACTCGAACCACCAAGCTTCCAAACGACGGCGCCTCTCACCTCTGCTTCTCAGATCGCCCAGGGTGCTCAACGATCTGGTGTGGAATCGCTCAAGCAAACAGCGTCATCTGTTCCGGACAATCCTCAGACTCCTGTGTCTCTTTCTGCGACAACTCCACAGGGTACTATGCGCCCTCCGCAACAACCAGGCAGCCAGGGATCAGCAACCGCAGCTCAGAGCTCTGTACAGCTTCGCGCACAATCAGCAGCATCTCCACCTACACCCCAGAGCGCGCGACAGCCTGACAAACGATCAAGTAGCCAGCCATCAATACCCGTTACGAGTTCTCAAAGCTCCTCGCCTCCTCGCGCACAAGCAAGCTCGCAGCTAGCACTGTCTCGTCGTACCAGTACTACTTCTCAGACCTCCCAGAGCTTTCAGCAACAACCGAATAACCGGCCATCGGCGTCTACCATTGCGATTCCTGAAGCATCTCTATACTCCCACATAGGAGGCAATCAACCATCGATACCTCGTCCCATCGCCCCTGCTGGGGCTAACAAGCGCCCTGCTCCGTCATCGCCAGCAACAGCATTTACatccagcagcagcttcatcaaccaGACAGCGGCGAGCATTACAGAATCACTCACAGCCCCTTCAaccaaaagaaaaaagactGCTGACATTCAATGTCCAAGTTCACAGGTGACTGGGTCATTGGATTGGAACGCTCTTCTT CCCACCGGAGACGAATTCAGTGCAAGCTTGAAGGCCGCTTCGGCTGCCTTAGAACCTCATATCAAGAGCTTCGAAGAACTTTTAACATCCATCAACGACGAACACCGCCGACTCGCCGCCGTTGAGCAAAGCCTCAGACTTACAAAGGACGAGCAAGCAAAGGACCAGGAAAAAGCCCAAGACGCGCTCAAGGATGTAGAGAAATCAATTACAACCGAGAACAAGATGCTCAGGGACCTGGAAGATCTCTACAACAAATATCCTGGGGACAACGAACTTCGCACGTTCCTGGATAAACGAAAAAGAACGGTTCTCGAACATGGAGAGGTATATACCGTAGTCAAAAGCCAACTTGACAAGAGTACTGCTGGACTTTTCAACACCGACAGCAAGATTGCGTTGGTTACCAAGAGGATTGGGCAGCTTGACGCTGAGAAGGCCGAGGTCATGAAAGAGAAGATAGGGATTGATACGGCGGCGAAACGATTGATGTTTATGTCTCGTTTTATGGAACCCGGCTGGCAAGCTAGACTAGCTATGGTTGAGGAGGCTTTGGGGGAAGAAGTTATGCGGTCTGCATTTTGA
- a CDS encoding hypothetical protein (At least one base has a quality score < 10) has protein sequence MGIDTKQTRRWNGRADDQVDEDKTADSEGTKANYEPVDEIIALGSQQDLIEYEYEDEEEAKEDPDLNVEEEESASHERNLWSRSRDMGDIPDDEPMEDTMAVNPRSAPAKTNGQSRGSPIASNSGSHAAESSARLRRSFRPPCRLVHDTPQSSIRRPGGPDEQASASSAATTPQAFQNSTHPLEPPSFQTTAPLTSASQIAQGAQRSGVESLKQTASSVPDNPQTPVSLSATTPQGTMRPPQQPGSQGSATAAQSSVQLRAQSAASPPTPQSARQPDKRSSSQPSIPVTSSQSSSPPRAQASSQLALSRRTSTTSQTSQSFQQQPNNRPSASTIAIPEASLYSHIGGNQPSIPRPIAPAGANKRPAPSSPATAFTSSSSFINQTAASITESLTAPSTKRKKTADIQCPSSQVTGSLDWNALLVGNTCKNSESDAVIIN, from the coding sequence ATGGGAATTGATACTAAACAAACACGGCGATGGAATGGACGTGCGGATGATCAAGTTGATGAGGATAAGACTGCGGACAGTGAAGGAACCAAGGCAAACTATGAACCGGTTGATGAGATTATCGCGTTAGgctctcaacaagatctCATCGAATACGAatatgaagatgaagaagaggctaaAGAAGATCCCGACTTGAAtgtcgaagaggaagagagcgCCTCTCATGAACGAAACCTTTGGTCGCGAAGCAGAGACATGGGTGATATTCCGGATGATGAGCCTATGGAGGACACCATGGCGGTCAATCCTAGGTCTGCGCCGGCCAAAACCAATGGGCAATCCAGAGGCAGTCCTATCGCCTCCAACTCAGGCTCCCACGCAGCCGAGTCGAGCGCTCGCCTTCGGCGCAGCTTTCGACCACCATGTCGCTTGGTCCATGATACCCCCCAGAGCTCTATTCGCCGTCCAGGGGGACCGGATGAACAAGCTTCGGCGTCTTCTGCTGCTACAACTCCACAGGCTTTTCAAAACTCGACGCATCCACTCGAACCACCAAGCTTCCAAACGACGGCGCCTCTCACCTCTGCTTCTCAGATCGCCCAGGGTGCTCAACGATCTGGTGTGGAATCGCTCAAGCAAACAGCGTCATCTGTTCCGGACAATCCTCAGACTCCTGTGTCTCTTTCTGCGACAACTCCACAGGGTACTATGCGCCCTCCGCAACAACCAGGCAGCCAGGGATCAGCAACCGCAGCTCAGAGCTCTGTACAGCTTCGCGCACAATCAGCAGCATCTCCACCTACACCCCAGAGCGCGCGACAGCCTGACAAACGATCAAGTAGCCAGCCATCAATACCCGTTACGAGTTCTCAAAGCTCCTCGCCTCCTCGCGCACAAGCAAGCTCGCAGCTAGCACTGTCTCGTCGTACCAGTACTACTTCTCAGACCTCCCAGAGCTTTCAGCAACAACCGAATAACCGGCCATCGGCGTCTACCATTGCGATTCCTGAAGCATCTCTATACTCCCACATAGGAGGCAATCAACCATCGATACCTCGTCCCATCGCCCCTGCTGGGGCTAACAAGCGCCCTGCTCCGTCATCGCCAGCAACAGCATTTACatccagcagcagcttcatcaaccaGACAGCGGCGAGCATTACAGAATCACTCACAGCCCCTTCAaccaaaagaaaaaagactGCTGACATTCAATGTCCAAGTTCACAGGTGACTGGGTCATTGGATTGGAACGCTCTTCTTGTAGGCAACACTTGCAAAAACAGTGAATCCGATGCGGTCATCATAAACTAA